In Herbinix luporum, a single window of DNA contains:
- the yhbY gene encoding ribosome assembly RNA-binding protein YhbY — protein MTTKQRAYLKGLAMKIDPIYQIGKSALTPEITQGVAEALEARELIKINVLKNCIEDINVMAQTLAERTRSEVVQVIGRKIVLYKESKDKKKIVLPPDKKIKD, from the coding sequence ATGACAACAAAGCAACGGGCTTATTTAAAAGGATTAGCCATGAAGATAGATCCGATTTATCAAATCGGAAAATCAGCATTAACTCCTGAAATTACTCAAGGAGTTGCTGAGGCTTTAGAAGCAAGGGAATTAATAAAGATAAATGTTTTGAAAAATTGTATTGAAGACATTAATGTAATGGCACAAACTCTTGCAGAAAGAACTCGTTCGGAAGTAGTTCAGGTTATCGGAAGAAAGATTGTATTATATAAGGAATCCAAAGATAAAAAGAAGATTGTCTTACCCCCGGATAAAAAGATAAAGGATTAA
- the nadD gene encoding nicotinate-nucleotide adenylyltransferase, protein MKKIGIMGGTFDPIHNGHLFLAEHAYEQAGLDYVLFMPTMNPPHKAGITVVSGEHRLNMVRLALKDNPNFRLSDLELNRPGLTYTSDTLEVLKNREPDNDYYFILGADSLMMIPQWKDPQTIFNLSTIVAGGRIQFSMEQLKEQAEYLEKTYKGKIILLDMPIMEISSEKIRKRIKEGKSIRYYVPGEVLTYINDHNLYS, encoded by the coding sequence ATGAAAAAGATAGGAATTATGGGTGGAACCTTTGATCCTATCCATAATGGCCATTTATTTTTGGCGGAGCATGCATATGAGCAAGCGGGCTTAGATTATGTACTGTTTATGCCAACCATGAACCCTCCCCATAAGGCTGGAATAACCGTAGTATCCGGTGAACATAGATTAAATATGGTAAGACTTGCTCTAAAAGACAATCCTAATTTTAGACTATCGGATTTGGAGCTTAATAGACCCGGTTTAACTTATACATCAGATACTTTAGAGGTTCTAAAAAACAGGGAGCCTGATAATGACTATTATTTTATCTTAGGAGCAGACTCCCTTATGATGATACCCCAATGGAAGGATCCTCAGACTATATTTAACCTAAGTACTATTGTTGCAGGGGGAAGAATTCAATTTTCAATGGAGCAACTTAAAGAACAGGCTGAATATCTAGAGAAGACCTATAAGGGAAAGATAATTTTACTGGATATGCCCATTATGGAGATATCATCAGAAAAGATCCGTAAAAGGATTAAGGAGGGTAAGTCTATACGGTATTATGTACCAGGTGAGGTGCTAACTTATATAAATGATCATAATCTATATAGCTAA
- the yqeK gene encoding bis(5'-nucleosyl)-tetraphosphatase (symmetrical) YqeK, whose translation MEDILSKLRDSMKQVLSENRYRHVLGVEEVCYDLALIFGYDTIKASIAGILHDCAKHLTAEELIRECKKNNLEITETERMQPLLLHAKLGAIYAKEKYNILDEDILKAIRYHNTGRPAMSKLEKILYIADFIEPNRKNIPVLDKAREAAYQDLDRALVIITGSILNYLTEKDEIIDNLTKDTYEYYVNLG comes from the coding sequence ATGGAAGATATTCTAAGCAAATTAAGAGATAGCATGAAACAGGTATTATCAGAAAATAGATATCGCCATGTATTAGGTGTAGAAGAGGTTTGTTATGATTTAGCTTTGATTTTTGGATATGATACTATAAAAGCTAGCATAGCAGGAATACTTCATGATTGTGCAAAGCATTTGACAGCTGAGGAACTAATCCGGGAATGTAAAAAAAACAACTTGGAAATAACAGAAACCGAACGAATGCAACCTTTACTTCTTCATGCTAAGCTAGGTGCAATCTATGCTAAAGAAAAATATAATATATTAGACGAAGACATTCTAAAAGCAATCAGATACCATAATACAGGCAGGCCCGCTATGTCTAAGCTTGAGAAAATTCTATACATTGCCGATTTTATTGAGCCTAACAGAAAGAATATTCCTGTACTTGATAAAGCAAGAGAAGCAGCCTATCAAGATTTAGACCGGGCTCTTGTTATAATAACAGGCAGTATTCTTAATTATCTAACAGAAAAAGATGAAATAATAGATAACTTAACAAAGGACACATATGAATATTATGTGAACCTAGGTTAA
- the rsfS gene encoding ribosome silencing factor, with protein sequence MDNSREMVKLAYDALEDKKGEDIQIIDIKDISIIADYFIIANGTNAQQVDSLVESVKDKLGRNGYEPQRIEGVKSAGWILMDYGDLIVHVFSKEDRLFYDLERIWRDGKTITIDQL encoded by the coding sequence ATGGATAATTCAAGGGAAATGGTAAAACTAGCTTACGACGCTCTAGAAGATAAAAAAGGAGAAGATATTCAGATAATTGATATTAAGGATATATCGATTATTGCAGATTATTTTATTATTGCTAACGGAACTAATGCTCAGCAAGTAGATTCTTTGGTAGAATCGGTTAAGGATAAATTAGGTAGGAATGGTTATGAACCCCAGCGAATTGAAGGAGTAAAAAGTGCAGGTTGGATACTGATGGATTATGGGGATCTTATCGTCCATGTATTTTCTAAGGAAGATCGTTTATTTTACGATTTGGAAAGAATCTGGAGAGACGGAAAAACTATTACTATAGATCAGCTATAA
- the lexA gene encoding transcriptional repressor LexA: MGYGRISNKQKEILEFIKSQIINKGYPPAVREICEAVKLKSTSSVHSHLESLEKNGYIRRDPSKPRAIEIIDDEFNLTRRELINVPIVGTITAGHPVLAVENIESYFPIPSEYMPNIETFMLKVKGDSMINAGIYDGDKILVQKQSHAKNGDYVVALIDDEVTVKTFYKEGGHFRLQPENDTMEPIIVSDLQILGVVIGLFRIF, translated from the coding sequence ATGGGATATGGCAGGATAAGTAATAAGCAGAAAGAGATTCTTGAATTTATAAAATCTCAGATTATTAACAAAGGATACCCCCCAGCCGTTCGTGAAATTTGTGAAGCAGTTAAACTAAAATCAACTTCTTCTGTTCACTCACATCTAGAATCTCTTGAAAAAAACGGTTATATCCGCCGAGATCCATCTAAACCAAGGGCAATTGAAATTATAGATGACGAGTTCAACCTCACCAGACGAGAACTTATCAATGTCCCTATTGTAGGAACTATTACAGCAGGACATCCGGTTCTGGCTGTTGAAAATATAGAGAGCTACTTTCCTATTCCTTCTGAATATATGCCCAATATAGAAACATTTATGTTAAAAGTTAAGGGCGACAGCATGATTAACGCAGGCATTTATGACGGTGATAAAATACTTGTCCAAAAGCAATCCCATGCAAAGAACGGAGACTATGTAGTAGCACTTATAGATGATGAAGTTACTGTAAAGACATTTTATAAAGAAGGCGGTCATTTCCGCTTACAACCTGAAAACGACACCATGGAGCCTATTATAGTATCGGATTTACAGATACTAGGAGTTGTTATCGGACTTTTCCGTATATTTTAA
- the yneA gene encoding cell division suppressor protein YneA: MNKSLISNFNSNHEPIRNITDRRMKKSIKWIGLSVLIIIILLTAIFTGKTATAKNERHRVKQVASVQIQKGDSLWTIASRYMTEEYKDINDYIEDIMICNGLTSDKIHAGNYIIVPYYVDLSSN; the protein is encoded by the coding sequence ATGAATAAATCTTTAATCAGTAATTTTAATTCAAATCATGAGCCTATAAGAAATATAACTGATAGAAGAATGAAGAAGAGTATAAAATGGATCGGACTGTCAGTATTAATTATTATCATTCTTCTAACAGCTATATTTACCGGCAAGACTGCTACAGCAAAGAATGAAAGGCATAGGGTTAAGCAGGTAGCCAGTGTTCAGATTCAAAAGGGAGATAGCTTATGGACTATAGCTTCTAGATATATGACAGAGGAGTATAAAGATATCAACGATTATATTGAAGATATTATGATTTGTAATGGACTTACATCTGATAAAATCCATGCCGGTAATTATATTATTGTTCCTTATTATGTAGATTTATCTAGTAATTAA
- a CDS encoding class I tRNA ligase family protein, which produces MKEENIIRKRPEPERPKFPKRAVVTAGMPYGNKGLHFGHIGGVFIHADVFARFLRDRIGKDNVIFVSGTDCYGSPIVENYRKICEQEGYKGTIEEYVTENHLKQKKTLDDYEIALNLYATSAFGRSGEIHNKVSEEVFELLYEKGYLEKLSTPQFFDPEHKVLLNGRQVVGECPIEGCKSERGYADECSLGHQYMPSELINPKSTLSGKTPEVIDVTNWYFKLEEFQKLLSDRVEYLRKNTNSRKYLLNTMEEFLREPMIHIKKNQLPKLKEIIDKLPDHEYIEEEKKPSVTLVFKTLRDREEATKIIANHGVNFRTGKTLVPFRLTGNIEWGVKAPVKEGLEGLTFWVWPESLWAPISFTRTYLETGSASSKDWKDWWCSKEANVYQFIGEDNIYFYGIAEMAIFMALQKEAPDFIPKDGDLILPHLIANNHVLFMDKKASSSSDIKPPMADELLQYYTNEQLRMHFLSFGLDNKSVSFQPAVYQTQKQDGIDPVLKEGNLLTNVYNRLIRSCFYTAQKYYDSHIPEGTISQNILDEARKVILKYERHMYNHEFHRICDLLDSYIRSSNKYYVNNIRTAENNDDDALRRQVLIDSFYAVRVIATLVHPIAPTGAEMVREYLGVDERMWDWETIFEPLDYFISNLNEHKLKFLEPRVDFFKKHESQLR; this is translated from the coding sequence ATGAAAGAGGAAAATATAATCAGAAAAAGACCGGAGCCTGAAAGACCAAAGTTTCCAAAAAGGGCAGTTGTAACAGCAGGAATGCCTTATGGAAATAAAGGGCTTCATTTTGGACATATTGGCGGTGTATTTATCCATGCCGATGTATTTGCCAGATTTTTAAGAGATAGGATTGGTAAGGATAATGTAATATTCGTATCCGGTACCGACTGTTATGGTTCTCCCATAGTTGAAAATTATAGGAAGATTTGTGAGCAAGAAGGTTATAAAGGTACAATCGAAGAATATGTTACCGAAAACCATCTAAAACAGAAGAAAACCTTGGATGATTATGAAATTGCTTTAAACTTATATGCTACATCTGCTTTTGGAAGAAGCGGGGAAATTCATAACAAGGTATCCGAAGAAGTATTTGAATTACTTTATGAGAAAGGTTATCTAGAAAAGCTGTCAACTCCTCAGTTTTTTGACCCGGAACATAAGGTATTGTTAAACGGTCGTCAAGTGGTAGGAGAATGTCCTATTGAGGGTTGTAAATCAGAAAGAGGTTATGCTGATGAATGTTCTTTAGGACATCAGTATATGCCAAGTGAGCTTATTAATCCTAAAAGTACCTTGTCCGGAAAAACTCCGGAAGTTATAGATGTAACTAACTGGTATTTTAAGCTGGAGGAGTTCCAAAAACTACTGTCAGACAGGGTGGAATATCTTAGAAAGAATACTAATTCCAGAAAATATCTGCTTAATACCATGGAAGAGTTCCTAAGGGAACCTATGATTCATATAAAGAAAAATCAGCTGCCTAAGCTTAAAGAAATTATTGATAAATTACCAGACCATGAATATATAGAAGAAGAGAAGAAACCTTCAGTTACCTTGGTATTTAAGACCTTAAGGGATAGGGAAGAGGCAACAAAGATTATTGCAAATCATGGAGTCAACTTCCGTACCGGAAAGACCTTGGTGCCATTTAGACTGACAGGTAATATCGAATGGGGAGTAAAGGCACCGGTTAAGGAAGGACTAGAAGGTTTGACCTTCTGGGTATGGCCTGAATCTTTATGGGCTCCCATATCCTTTACGAGAACATATCTAGAGACCGGTTCGGCTTCCTCAAAGGATTGGAAGGATTGGTGGTGTTCTAAAGAGGCCAATGTATATCAGTTTATAGGTGAAGATAATATTTACTTTTACGGAATTGCCGAAATGGCAATCTTTATGGCTCTGCAGAAAGAAGCACCGGATTTTATACCAAAGGATGGAGATTTAATTCTTCCCCACCTAATAGCCAATAACCATGTGCTTTTTATGGACAAGAAAGCTAGCAGTAGCTCAGATATTAAACCTCCCATGGCTGATGAATTATTACAATACTATACCAATGAACAACTTAGAATGCATTTTCTAAGCTTTGGCCTAGATAATAAGAGTGTAAGTTTTCAGCCTGCGGTTTACCAAACCCAAAAACAGGATGGGATAGACCCTGTATTAAAGGAAGGAAATCTTTTAACTAATGTATACAATAGGTTAATCCGTTCTTGTTTCTATACGGCGCAGAAGTATTATGATTCACATATACCGGAGGGAACAATCAGTCAAAATATTTTAGATGAAGCTAGAAAAGTAATCTTAAAATACGAAAGACACATGTATAACCATGAGTTCCATCGTATATGCGACTTGTTAGATAGCTATATTCGTAGCAGTAATAAATATTATGTAAATAATATAAGAACTGCGGAAAATAACGATGACGATGCTCTAAGAAGACAGGTTTTAATAGACTCTTTTTATGCAGTGCGAGTTATAGCTACCTTGGTTCATCCAATTGCCCCCACCGGTGCAGAAATGGTGAGAGAGTACTTAGGTGTGGATGAGAGAATGTGGGATTGGGAAACAATATTTGAGCCCTTGGATTATTTTATTTCTAATCTAAATGAACATAAGCTTAAATTCCTTGAACCTAGGGTAGATTTCTTTAAAAAACATGAGAGCCAGCTGAGATAA
- a CDS encoding bacteriohemerythrin yields the protein MAMYEMKPEYYTGIDFIDQEHKKLFDIANQAYELLTNEFIPDKYDYIMEVIDELKDYAKYHFDHEETYMTSIKYKRFLSQKVSHDDFIEKINQYDSEIVDEQQRESLLDLLEFLTSWLVEHIYKQDKLIAEAE from the coding sequence ATGGCTATGTATGAGATGAAACCGGAATATTACACCGGGATTGATTTTATTGATCAAGAACACAAAAAACTATTCGACATTGCTAATCAAGCATATGAATTGCTAACTAATGAATTTATACCTGATAAGTATGACTACATTATGGAAGTTATTGATGAGTTAAAAGATTATGCCAAATATCATTTTGACCATGAAGAAACCTATATGACAAGCATAAAATATAAAAGGTTTTTGTCTCAGAAAGTGTCCCATGATGATTTTATTGAAAAGATTAACCAGTATGATTCTGAAATTGTTGATGAACAGCAAAGAGAATCTTTATTGGACTTGTTAGAATTTTTAACAAGTTGGTTAGTAGAACATATCTATAAGCAGGATAAATTAATAGCTGAAGCTGAGTAA
- the mntR gene encoding transcriptional regulator MntR: MSDQEFYTFSEYMRKDQEILSPSAEDYMEMIYRLSKNQGFTRVNDLAMALNVQPPSVTKMIQKLSEINLIKYEKYGVIMLEDKGLKLGKALLYRHNLIEDFLKLLNITEGILAETEKMEHTINDEILTGIKDLVDFFNDNPELLEKLNKYRNQKKK; encoded by the coding sequence ATGTCAGACCAGGAGTTTTATACCTTCAGTGAATATATGCGAAAAGATCAGGAAATCTTATCACCCTCTGCCGAGGATTATATGGAAATGATTTATAGACTTTCAAAAAATCAAGGTTTTACCAGAGTAAATGACCTTGCTATGGCTTTAAATGTGCAACCTCCCTCTGTTACTAAAATGATTCAAAAACTTTCTGAGATTAATCTTATTAAGTATGAAAAGTATGGTGTAATCATGTTAGAGGATAAAGGTCTAAAACTGGGAAAAGCGCTTCTTTATAGACATAATCTAATTGAGGATTTTTTAAAGCTACTAAATATTACTGAAGGTATATTGGCAGAGACGGAAAAAATGGAACATACCATAAATGATGAAATTCTTACAGGAATTAAAGACTTGGTGGATTTTTTCAATGATAATCCTGAGTTATTGGAAAAACTAAACAAATATCGGAATCAAAAGAAAAAATAA
- the feoB gene encoding ferrous iron transport protein B, with product MGLSYQSTKNSALKDIFHIDKKEGQFVIALAGNPNTGKSTVFNCLTGLKQHTGNWPGKTVVNAKGEFSHLDKDFILVDLPGTYSLFSSSIEEEVARDFICFGNADAVIVVTDATCLERNLNLVYQIMELTDKVILCINLIDEAKKKKINIDVTGLKEELGIPIVTCAARSGVGIDYLKSTIYQLVTGKIKANPNLVYYDNELEEIVTSIEPITEKISGTITPRWLALRMIDGDERLIHSLYDFIADEETLQIQSILDNANIENKQDIRDTISTKIYNKAYEITKNHVKIDPKRINRDRIIDSYITSKIFGIPLMLLTLALVFWITISGANYPSAILSNFFFFLEDKLTLLFNYFNAPKWLSAFFVLGIYRTLAWVISVMLPPMAIFFPLFTILEDLGYLPRVAFNMDHLFKKARAHGKQCLTMCMGFGCNAAGIIACRIIESPRERLIATLTNNFVPCNGRFPTLIALSTVFLLSRSGFAYGLLPVLTVTGLVVFSIIVTLLVSYLLSKTILKGIPSTFTLELPPYRIPRIGRVLYTSIIDRTIFVLARAVMVAIPAGAITWILGNIYIGDLSLIGHGAQFFNPLAKLIGLDGYILMAFILGLPANEIVLPILLMSYLSTGSMIDFDSLDSLRTILLENGWTYLTALNTMLFCLFHWPCATTLLTIKKETGSTKWTVLAALIPTLVAIIICSITTIIFRLLGWG from the coding sequence ATGGGTTTATCATATCAATCTACAAAAAATTCTGCTTTAAAGGATATATTTCATATTGATAAAAAAGAAGGACAATTTGTTATTGCCTTAGCAGGTAATCCCAATACAGGCAAAAGCACTGTATTTAACTGTCTTACGGGATTAAAACAGCATACAGGAAACTGGCCGGGTAAAACCGTTGTCAATGCCAAAGGTGAGTTTAGCCATTTAGATAAAGATTTTATCTTAGTTGATCTTCCGGGGACATATTCCCTCTTCTCTTCTTCTATTGAAGAAGAAGTGGCTAGGGATTTCATATGTTTTGGAAATGCCGATGCAGTAATAGTTGTAACAGATGCAACCTGCCTTGAGCGGAATCTAAATCTGGTATATCAGATTATGGAATTAACCGATAAGGTTATATTATGTATAAATCTAATAGATGAAGCCAAAAAGAAAAAAATAAATATTGATGTCACTGGGCTAAAAGAGGAACTGGGTATTCCTATTGTTACATGTGCGGCCAGAAGTGGTGTAGGAATTGATTATTTAAAATCTACTATATACCAGCTTGTTACAGGTAAAATAAAAGCAAATCCAAATCTTGTTTATTACGATAATGAATTAGAAGAAATTGTAACATCCATTGAGCCCATAACCGAAAAAATTTCAGGAACAATAACCCCTAGATGGCTGGCACTTAGGATGATTGATGGGGATGAAAGACTTATTCACTCCTTATATGATTTTATAGCTGATGAAGAAACATTACAAATCCAGTCTATTCTTGATAATGCAAATATTGAGAATAAGCAAGATATTCGAGATACTATAAGTACAAAAATCTATAATAAAGCTTATGAAATAACTAAAAATCACGTCAAAATTGATCCAAAACGGATAAACCGTGACAGGATTATTGATAGCTATATTACTTCTAAAATATTCGGTATTCCATTAATGCTTTTAACCTTGGCTCTTGTTTTTTGGATTACCATATCAGGGGCAAATTATCCTTCTGCAATACTTTCAAATTTCTTCTTTTTTCTTGAGGATAAATTGACTCTATTATTTAATTATTTTAATGCACCTAAATGGCTTTCTGCTTTCTTTGTACTGGGGATATATAGAACTTTGGCATGGGTTATATCTGTTATGTTGCCGCCTATGGCAATCTTTTTCCCTCTATTTACTATCTTAGAAGATTTAGGCTACCTTCCGAGAGTTGCCTTTAATATGGACCATTTATTTAAAAAGGCACGGGCTCACGGAAAGCAGTGTTTAACCATGTGTATGGGTTTTGGATGTAATGCCGCAGGGATTATTGCCTGTAGAATTATTGAATCCCCCAGAGAAAGGCTTATTGCTACTTTAACTAATAATTTTGTTCCTTGCAACGGAAGATTTCCAACCCTTATAGCCTTATCTACTGTATTTTTACTTTCAAGAAGCGGATTTGCTTATGGACTTTTACCTGTACTAACTGTTACAGGGCTGGTAGTATTTTCAATAATTGTAACCCTATTGGTTTCCTATCTCCTGTCAAAAACTATACTCAAAGGCATCCCCTCCACCTTTACCTTGGAATTGCCTCCTTATAGGATTCCAAGAATTGGCCGTGTACTATATACTTCCATTATAGATCGTACTATATTCGTTCTTGCAAGAGCTGTTATGGTAGCTATACCGGCGGGGGCTATTACCTGGATTTTAGGAAATATTTATATTGGAGACTTAAGCTTAATAGGCCATGGAGCACAGTTTTTTAATCCTCTTGCTAAATTAATCGGACTGGATGGATATATACTGATGGCTTTCATACTTGGGCTTCCTGCCAATGAAATTGTACTTCCCATCCTCTTAATGTCCTATCTGTCCACAGGGTCCATGATAGATTTTGACAGTTTAGATTCCCTTAGGACTATTTTGCTGGAAAATGGCTGGACTTATCTTACTGCCTTAAATACTATGTTATTCTGCCTCTTTCATTGGCCCTGTGCCACAACCTTACTGACCATAAAAAAAGAGACCGGAAGTACTAAATGGACTGTACTTGCAGCTCTTATTCCAACATTAGTTGCAATTATAATATGCTCTATAACCACTATAATATTTAGATTATTGGGATGGGGTTAA
- a CDS encoding FeoA family protein gives MEKLHKASVGSIVTVKDLVSTGILRERMLALGITRGAKIEVIRRGPSGDPTIFNIRGAMIALRNEEAALVTVEQN, from the coding sequence ATGGAAAAACTTCATAAAGCTTCTGTAGGAAGCATTGTTACTGTTAAGGATCTAGTTTCAACCGGTATCTTAAGAGAACGAATGTTAGCTCTTGGAATAACAAGAGGGGCAAAAATAGAAGTAATAAGACGGGGTCCATCCGGTGATCCTACTATTTTTAATATACGTGGCGCTATGATTGCCCTTAGAAACGAAGAAGCAGCTTTAGTTACCGTAGAGCAAAATTAA
- a CDS encoding P-loop domain-containing protein, which produces MSAKKNIRFLLGSNTKQGFVSLFDQLRDPRYGKRLYIIKGGPGSGKSSLMKRVIKTLLDKNHELEYIHCASDPKSLDAFIDHDAKVAMVDGTAPHIMDPRYPGAYDLIINMADCWEDSKLIKSKMDIISLSDTISSCHNTATSYIQGAATLLDNNLKIASGYIKQSTINDITNKILKELEGSNLGKEKKRLLSAVSVGETVFFGETISELAKTVYVINDIWGAASGLLLSNIYQTAAAKGFEQIVCYCSIRTPKKIDHIIFPSAAIAITTANDFHKFQGSKQDILIEDLMDTISKSDQEQMTLNLKNAKELIDTGTKHIKKAKLLHDDLEAYYIEAMDFSKVDHIYDKIIKEIV; this is translated from the coding sequence ATGTCAGCTAAAAAAAATATTCGCTTTTTATTGGGAAGTAATACAAAACAGGGATTTGTTTCCTTATTTGATCAACTTAGAGATCCTAGGTATGGTAAAAGATTATATATAATAAAAGGGGGACCCGGTAGCGGAAAAAGCTCCCTAATGAAGCGAGTTATAAAAACTCTTCTTGATAAAAATCATGAGTTGGAATATATCCACTGCGCCAGTGATCCCAAGTCTTTGGACGCATTTATAGACCATGATGCCAAAGTAGCCATGGTGGACGGAACCGCTCCTCATATAATGGATCCAAGATATCCGGGAGCTTATGATCTTATTATTAATATGGCTGATTGTTGGGAGGATTCCAAACTTATAAAAAGCAAAATGGATATTATCTCTTTAAGTGATACTATTAGCTCCTGTCATAATACAGCCACCTCATATATTCAAGGGGCAGCTACTTTACTTGATAATAACTTAAAAATAGCCTCAGGCTATATAAAACAAAGTACTATTAATGATATTACTAACAAAATACTAAAAGAACTAGAAGGATCTAATTTAGGTAAAGAAAAAAAGCGTCTTCTTAGTGCTGTTTCCGTAGGTGAAACCGTATTTTTTGGTGAAACTATATCTGAACTTGCCAAAACCGTATATGTAATTAATGATATATGGGGAGCTGCTTCCGGCCTTTTACTATCCAACATATATCAAACTGCTGCAGCTAAGGGATTTGAACAGATAGTATGTTACTGTTCTATAAGGACACCAAAAAAGATAGACCATATCATCTTTCCCTCCGCAGCCATAGCCATAACCACAGCAAATGACTTCCATAAGTTTCAGGGTAGTAAGCAGGATATTTTGATTGAAGATTTAATGGACACTATTTCTAAATCCGATCAAGAACAGATGACCTTAAATCTTAAAAATGCTAAAGAATTAATAGACACCGGCACAAAACATATAAAGAAGGCGAAACTTCTTCATGATGATTTAGAAGCTTATTATATCGAAGCTATGGATTTTTCAAAAGTTGACCATATATATGATAAAATTATAAAAGAAATCGTTTAA
- a CDS encoding undecaprenyl-diphosphate phosphatase, whose product MLDILKAIILGIVEGITEWLPISSTGHMILVNEFIPLNVSEEFMEMFQVVIQLGAILAVVILYFHKLNPFSPKKSKEEKKDTMSIWYKVIIGVMPAGIMGVLFDDWFDQHFYNYITVAIMLIFYGVLFILIENKNKDKGAEIESFNELSYKTALLIGIFQVLSLIPGTSRSGVTILGAIILGTSRFVAAEYSFFLSIPVMFGASALKLIKFGFDFTGKEIAILITGMAVAFIVSIIAIKFLISYIKKNDFKSFGWYRIVLGILVLGYFMVIA is encoded by the coding sequence ATGTTAGATATTCTAAAAGCAATTATCCTAGGCATTGTTGAAGGTATTACGGAATGGCTTCCTATTAGCAGTACCGGACATATGATACTGGTTAATGAATTTATACCTTTAAATGTATCAGAAGAATTTATGGAAATGTTTCAAGTAGTTATACAGCTTGGAGCAATTCTGGCTGTGGTGATTCTCTATTTTCATAAATTAAATCCTTTTTCTCCAAAGAAAAGCAAGGAAGAAAAAAAAGATACCATGAGTATTTGGTATAAGGTAATAATAGGAGTAATGCCGGCTGGTATTATGGGAGTTCTTTTTGATGATTGGTTTGATCAGCATTTTTATAATTACATAACTGTAGCTATAATGTTGATTTTTTATGGAGTATTATTTATTCTAATTGAAAATAAGAACAAAGATAAGGGAGCCGAGATTGAAAGCTTTAATGAACTGTCTTATAAAACAGCCCTTTTAATCGGTATCTTTCAGGTTCTGTCCTTAATTCCCGGAACCTCCCGTTCGGGAGTAACTATTTTAGGGGCAATAATTCTTGGAACTTCTCGATTTGTTGCTGCTGAATACTCATTTTTCTTATCTATACCGGTTATGTTTGGAGCCAGTGCATTAAAACTTATAAAATTTGGTTTTGACTTTACAGGTAAGGAAATTGCCATATTAATAACCGGTATGGCTGTGGCTTTTATAGTATCAATTATAGCTATAAAATTTCTTATAAGCTATATTAAGAAAAATGATTTTAAATCCTTTGGTTGGTATCGAATAGTTCTTGGTATATTAGTACTGGGATATTTTATGGTAATTGCATAA